From the Perognathus longimembris pacificus isolate PPM17 chromosome 9, ASM2315922v1, whole genome shotgun sequence genome, one window contains:
- the LOC125357529 gene encoding oocyte-expressed protein homolog: MGPDAAGQGGQQPSSPQERPRGAPRLRPQVRVRPWWFPVEDMSRPLGFYLEAWLADQIFGERPGRARPLGPHQAVVSQLAWRSRALVHVSKVARGTVAEVSILGRPAGQNRVKSFLLSLAARGAELQDRPAEKMPQPEEFLKSPKSGADTPQHPA; this comes from the exons ATGGGGCCGGATGCGGCCGGACAGGGCGGGCAGCAGCCGTCCTCCCCCCAGGAGAGGCCGCGTGGGGCCCCGCGTCTGCGCCCCCAGGTTCGCGTCCGGCCGTGGTGGTTTCCGGTGGAGGACATGAGCCGCCCTCTGGGGTTCTacctggaggcctggctggcAGATCAGATCTTCGGGGAGCGGCCAGGGCGGGCGAGGCCGCTGg GTCCCCACCAAGCCGTGGTCTCCCAGCTGGCATGGCGGAGTCGGGCCTTGGTGCACGTGAGCAAGGTGGCCCGCGGCACCGTGGCTGAGGTCTCCATCTTGGGACGGCCTGCGGGGCAGAATCGCGTGAAGAGCTTTCTCCTGAGCCTCGCAGCCCGGGGCGCAGAGCTCCAGGACCGGCCAG CTGAGAAGATGCCTCAACCTGAAGAGTTCTTGAAGAGCCCTAAGTCAGGTGCAGACACTCCCCAGCATCCTGCTTAG